In a genomic window of Chryseobacterium sp. G0162:
- the murB gene encoding UDP-N-acetylmuramate dehydrogenase: MQENFSLQPYNTFGVNAQAKYFVEINSIEELKDALTFSKENTLPLLFLGGGSNILLTKDFDGLAIKLNLKGITEKEVNENEILVTAKAGENWHEFVMYCLNKNYGGLENLSLIPGNVGTSPMQNIGAYGTEIKDVFVNCQVLDLENLELTTFDLEKCRFGYRDSIFKQEGKGRFIILEVTFKLTQKDHHIKTAYGAIISELKHLGITNPTIQDVSKAVINIRQSKLPDPKVIGNAGSFFKNPTIPLAQFEELKQKFENIQGYPNGNMVKVPAGWLIEQCGWKGKQIGNVASHKLQSLVIINATGEATGKEIFDFSTEIINSVQEKFGIELEREVNII, encoded by the coding sequence ATGCAAGAAAATTTTTCCTTACAACCTTACAATACATTTGGTGTGAATGCCCAAGCAAAATACTTTGTTGAAATAAACAGCATCGAAGAATTAAAAGATGCACTTACTTTCTCAAAAGAAAACACCCTGCCGCTTTTATTTTTAGGAGGAGGAAGTAATATTCTACTGACAAAAGATTTTGACGGCCTTGCTATTAAACTTAATTTAAAAGGAATTACTGAAAAAGAAGTCAATGAAAATGAAATTCTGGTTACAGCCAAAGCAGGTGAAAACTGGCATGAATTCGTTATGTACTGCCTGAACAAAAATTACGGCGGATTAGAAAACCTTTCTTTAATTCCCGGGAATGTAGGAACTTCTCCTATGCAAAATATCGGAGCTTATGGAACGGAAATAAAAGATGTATTTGTCAACTGCCAGGTATTGGATTTGGAAAATCTTGAGCTTACCACTTTCGACCTTGAAAAATGCAGATTTGGGTACAGAGATTCTATCTTCAAGCAGGAAGGAAAAGGAAGATTTATTATTCTGGAAGTGACTTTTAAGCTTACCCAAAAAGACCATCACATCAAAACAGCCTATGGTGCCATTATTTCTGAACTGAAGCACCTGGGAATTACAAATCCTACCATTCAGGATGTCTCAAAAGCTGTTATTAATATCAGACAAAGTAAATTACCAGATCCTAAAGTAATCGGAAATGCCGGAAGCTTTTTCAAGAACCCAACGATTCCTTTAGCCCAGTTTGAAGAACTAAAACAGAAGTTTGAAAATATCCAAGGATATCCTAATGGCAATATGGTAAAAGTACCTGCCGGATGGCTGATTGAACAATGCGGATGGAAAGGCAAACAAATTGGAAATGTTGCTTCACACAAACTTCAATCATTGGTTATCATCAATGCAACCGGAGAAGCAACCGGAAAGGAAATTTTTGATTTTTCCACTGAAATTATCAACTCTGTGCAAGAAAAATTCGGAATAGAGCTGGAACGGGAAGTGAATATTATATAA
- a CDS encoding efflux RND transporter permease subunit, giving the protein MKKLLTISIQKRWLMLALFLLLGFFGYYSWTKLSVEAYPDIADVTSQVVTQVPGLAAEEVEQQITIPLERALNGLPGMHVMRSKSTFGLSMITMVFDDGIDDYWARQRIQERLTDVTLPYGAQPGLDPLTSPIGEVYRYIIESNNHSLRELTDLQKFVIIPRIKQVSGIADVTNFGGITTQFQVELDPHKLEQYGLSLSEVTETISKNNVSAGGSMLPRGNLAYVIRGIGLVKDLNDLGKIVVKTENGVPVFLNDVGTLKYGNLERKGILGYTDRKRNYPESVEGIVLLLRGQNPSQVLEGVHEAIDELNNETLPPGVKIHPFLDRTDLVSTTLHTVSHTLTEGIVLVIIVLIVFLGSWRGALLVAITIPLSLLFAFILMHFTNIPANLLSLGAIDFGIIVDGAIVMLETILKKREENPEEALEEKTITQRVIEVAKPIFFSTIIIITAYLPLFAFERVEKKLFTPMAFTVGYALLGALAVALLLIPGLAYVIYRKPQKIYHNKWLEKISAAYGKRIEKIMLTPKKVMIPVTIVLLSAGVLSYTVGKDFLPELDEGSIWLQVQLPPGISLAKAKEMSDTLRAKTLKHSEITYMMVQAGRNDDGTDPWTASHFEVSVGIKPYDQWPSGKTKADLIKELAADYKEMPGFTVGFSQPMIDGVMDKISGAHSELVVKVYGEDFKETRRIAENVLSTLNKIPGSADLAIDQEPPLPQLQIIADRDKIAQYGLNVADVADLIEVALGGKAISQIFIGNKVYDISCRYTEDSRDTLDKIGNLMLTSASGAKIPLSQVAEVKLSTGESTITREMNKRHLTVKLNLRGTDLSSFLKKAQDKIEKDIKYDHEKYQIKWGGQFENQNRAYSRLAFIVPLALAIMFLLLYGAFGDFKQALVLMSIVPLALFGGMLALNIRGMSLNVSSAVGFIALFGVAIQNGVIMISHINDLRKKGYDLKLAVIKGAKDRFRPVLMTATVAVIGLFPASLATGIGSDVQRPLATVIVYGLMFSTILTLFVLPAIYFMAERRNEKQNLESDEALTYEN; this is encoded by the coding sequence ATGAAAAAACTTTTGACAATCTCTATACAGAAGAGGTGGCTGATGTTGGCACTCTTCCTTTTACTGGGGTTCTTTGGTTATTATTCCTGGACCAAATTATCCGTAGAAGCTTATCCTGACATCGCTGATGTAACGTCGCAGGTGGTTACCCAGGTTCCCGGGCTGGCTGCTGAAGAAGTAGAACAACAAATTACCATTCCTTTGGAAAGGGCTCTTAATGGTCTTCCTGGAATGCATGTTATGCGAAGCAAAAGTACCTTTGGACTCTCCATGATTACCATGGTTTTTGATGATGGGATAGACGACTATTGGGCGAGACAACGTATTCAAGAGAGGCTTACAGATGTTACTCTTCCTTATGGTGCACAGCCTGGTCTTGATCCTCTCACCTCTCCTATCGGCGAAGTATACCGTTATATTATTGAAAGTAATAATCATAGTTTGCGGGAACTTACAGATTTACAAAAATTTGTAATTATTCCGCGCATCAAACAGGTTTCAGGGATTGCAGATGTGACCAATTTTGGAGGAATTACTACCCAATTTCAGGTGGAATTAGATCCTCATAAACTCGAACAGTATGGTCTTTCATTATCAGAAGTTACCGAAACCATTTCAAAAAATAATGTGAGCGCCGGAGGAAGTATGCTTCCCCGTGGAAACTTAGCGTATGTGATTCGGGGAATAGGTCTTGTAAAAGATTTAAATGACCTTGGAAAAATTGTAGTAAAAACTGAAAACGGGGTTCCGGTATTCCTGAATGATGTAGGAACATTGAAATACGGAAATCTGGAACGAAAAGGAATTCTGGGATATACAGACAGAAAACGAAACTATCCTGAAAGTGTAGAAGGAATTGTTCTCTTATTAAGAGGTCAAAACCCATCACAAGTATTGGAAGGTGTTCATGAGGCGATTGATGAATTAAACAATGAAACGCTTCCTCCCGGTGTAAAAATTCATCCTTTCCTTGACAGAACAGACCTTGTAAGTACTACCCTTCACACGGTTTCCCATACCCTTACTGAAGGAATTGTACTCGTTATTATTGTCCTGATAGTATTCCTGGGAAGCTGGCGAGGTGCTTTATTGGTCGCTATTACCATTCCGCTTTCTTTATTATTTGCATTTATTTTAATGCATTTTACCAATATTCCTGCTAACCTTCTTTCGCTGGGAGCTATTGACTTCGGGATTATTGTAGACGGAGCCATTGTAATGCTTGAAACCATTCTGAAAAAAAGGGAAGAGAACCCTGAAGAAGCATTAGAAGAGAAAACAATTACCCAAAGAGTAATTGAAGTAGCAAAACCTATCTTCTTTTCTACCATCATTATTATCACTGCCTATCTTCCACTATTCGCATTCGAAAGAGTAGAGAAAAAGCTGTTTACGCCGATGGCATTTACAGTAGGGTATGCTTTACTGGGTGCTCTTGCAGTAGCATTGCTCCTTATTCCAGGTCTGGCTTATGTGATCTATCGGAAACCACAAAAAATATATCACAACAAATGGCTTGAAAAAATAAGTGCAGCCTATGGGAAAAGAATCGAAAAAATAATGCTAACCCCTAAAAAAGTAATGATCCCGGTAACCATCGTCTTATTATCAGCAGGAGTGCTTTCTTATACTGTAGGAAAAGACTTCCTTCCGGAGCTGGATGAAGGTTCTATCTGGCTACAGGTACAGTTACCTCCGGGTATTTCCCTGGCCAAAGCAAAAGAAATGAGCGATACCCTACGTGCCAAAACATTAAAACATTCTGAAATTACCTATATGATGGTTCAGGCTGGCCGCAACGATGACGGAACCGATCCATGGACCGCTTCTCACTTTGAAGTTTCTGTAGGAATAAAACCTTACGATCAATGGCCATCCGGGAAAACCAAAGCAGACCTCATTAAAGAATTAGCTGCTGATTACAAAGAAATGCCAGGGTTTACAGTAGGATTCTCACAACCGATGATTGATGGAGTAATGGATAAAATTTCCGGGGCACACAGTGAACTTGTTGTAAAAGTATATGGAGAAGATTTCAAAGAAACCAGAAGAATTGCTGAAAATGTATTATCTACCTTAAACAAAATTCCGGGATCTGCTGACCTTGCTATTGACCAGGAACCTCCTCTACCTCAGTTGCAGATTATTGCAGACAGAGACAAGATTGCTCAATATGGATTAAATGTGGCTGATGTGGCTGATCTTATTGAAGTCGCTTTAGGCGGAAAAGCCATCTCGCAAATCTTTATCGGTAATAAAGTGTATGATATTTCCTGCCGTTACACTGAAGACAGCCGTGATACTCTTGATAAAATAGGAAACCTGATGCTCACCTCAGCTTCAGGGGCAAAAATTCCATTATCTCAGGTTGCTGAAGTAAAATTAAGTACCGGAGAAAGTACCATCACCCGTGAAATGAACAAGAGGCATCTTACCGTTAAACTGAATTTAAGAGGAACAGATCTTTCTTCTTTCCTGAAAAAGGCTCAGGACAAGATTGAAAAAGACATCAAATATGACCATGAAAAGTATCAGATTAAATGGGGCGGACAGTTTGAAAATCAAAATAGGGCTTATTCCAGATTGGCTTTTATTGTTCCTTTGGCATTGGCTATTATGTTCCTGTTATTGTATGGAGCGTTTGGAGATTTCAAACAGGCATTGGTATTGATGTCTATTGTTCCGCTGGCATTATTTGGAGGAATGCTTGCTCTTAATATACGTGGAATGTCTTTGAACGTATCGTCTGCCGTAGGATTCATTGCCCTTTTCGGAGTCGCCATTCAGAATGGTGTGATTATGATTTCCCATATCAATGACCTCCGTAAAAAAGGATACGATTTGAAACTTGCTGTCATTAAAGGAGCAAAGGATCGTTTCAGACCGGTATTGATGACCGCAACAGTAGCAGTAATCGGATTATTCCCCGCCTCACTAGCAACCGGAATCGGTTCGGATGTACAACGACCGTTGGCTACTGTCATTGTGTATGGATTAATGTTCTCTACTATTTTAACACTATTCGTTCTTCCTGCTATCTATTTTATGGCAGAACGTCGCAACGAAAAACAAAATTTAGAATCAGATGAAGCACTTACATATGAAAATTAG
- a CDS encoding pyridoxal phosphate-dependent aminotransferase: MPNISNRALHMPPSPVRKLVPFALQAKQKGIKVYHLNIGQPDIETPETALNALKNIDLKVLEYALSEGNLDYRNALTEYYHSLGFSDLTPDNFIVTNGGSEALNFAISTLCDDGDEVIIPEPYYANYNGFTSTFDVNVVAVSSTIDTGFALPPIEEFEKKITEKTRAIIICNPGNPTGYLYTREELQQLAEIALKYDIVIISDEVYREYVYDGKQQISILDFPELKENCIVIDSESKRYSMCGVRIGCMVTRSQKIRNAAILFAQARLSPVLLGQIAATAAHQNDGAYIRAVREEYTHRRNVLVDLLNAIPGVICPKPRGAFYCVAELPVDDTEKFAQWLLESYSNNKETIMVAPAGGFYSDPELGKKQVRIAYVLKEEDLKRSVEILKDALKQYRAEFSL, translated from the coding sequence ATGCCGAATATTTCAAACAGAGCACTGCATATGCCGCCATCGCCGGTAAGAAAACTGGTTCCCTTTGCGTTACAAGCAAAACAGAAAGGAATAAAAGTATATCACCTTAATATCGGACAACCTGATATTGAAACTCCGGAAACAGCATTAAATGCTTTAAAGAATATTGATCTTAAAGTATTGGAATATGCACTTTCTGAAGGTAATTTAGACTACAGAAACGCCCTTACAGAATATTACCATTCTTTAGGCTTCTCTGATCTTACTCCTGACAATTTTATTGTTACCAATGGGGGTTCTGAAGCGTTGAACTTTGCCATTTCAACGTTGTGCGATGATGGAGATGAAGTAATTATTCCTGAACCTTATTATGCTAACTACAATGGATTCACCAGTACATTTGATGTGAATGTAGTAGCTGTTTCATCTACCATTGATACAGGTTTTGCCCTTCCTCCAATTGAAGAATTTGAAAAAAAGATTACAGAAAAAACAAGAGCAATCATCATTTGTAACCCAGGTAACCCTACAGGATACCTTTATACCCGTGAAGAACTTCAGCAACTTGCTGAGATTGCTTTAAAATATGACATTGTAATCATCTCTGATGAGGTATACAGAGAATATGTATATGATGGAAAACAACAGATATCTATCCTTGATTTCCCTGAACTGAAAGAAAACTGCATCGTTATTGATTCAGAATCCAAGCGTTATTCTATGTGTGGGGTAAGAATCGGATGTATGGTTACCCGTTCTCAAAAAATCCGTAATGCAGCGATCCTTTTTGCACAGGCAAGATTAAGCCCTGTTCTTTTGGGACAGATCGCAGCAACAGCGGCTCATCAAAATGACGGAGCTTATATCAGAGCGGTAAGAGAAGAATATACTCACAGAAGAAACGTTTTAGTAGACCTTTTAAATGCTATTCCAGGGGTAATCTGCCCTAAGCCAAGAGGTGCTTTCTACTGTGTTGCTGAGCTTCCGGTAGATGATACTGAAAAATTTGCACAGTGGTTGCTTGAATCTTATTCTAACAACAAAGAAACGATTATGGTAGCTCCTGCCGGAGGTTTCTACAGTGATCCTGAATTAGGTAAAAAACAGGTAAGAATTGCTTACGTCCTGAAAGAAGAAGATCTTAAAAGAAGTGTTGAAATTCTGAAAGATGCTTTAAAACAGTATAGAGCAGAATTCAGCCTATAA
- a CDS encoding DUF1801 domain-containing protein → MQIISNSLEDYLSKIPEERQESFKKLFDVINDNLPKGFEEATNYGMLGWVVPLKTYPAGYHCTPGNPLPFINLASQKNFIALYHMGLYSRPELLDWFVAEYPKHSKKKLDMGKSCVRFKKPEDIPFDLIAELSGKMTVEDWIGIYESQYKK, encoded by the coding sequence ATGCAAATTATATCAAACTCTCTGGAAGACTATCTTTCAAAGATTCCGGAGGAAAGACAGGAATCCTTTAAAAAACTTTTTGATGTGATTAATGACAATCTTCCAAAAGGTTTTGAAGAAGCAACCAATTATGGAATGCTAGGCTGGGTTGTTCCTTTGAAAACTTACCCTGCGGGGTATCATTGTACACCAGGAAATCCTTTACCCTTTATCAATCTGGCTTCACAAAAGAATTTTATAGCATTGTACCACATGGGATTGTATTCCCGTCCCGAACTTTTGGATTGGTTTGTTGCTGAATATCCTAAACATTCCAAGAAAAAGCTGGATATGGGAAAATCCTGTGTACGCTTCAAAAAGCCGGAAGATATTCCTTTTGATTTAATAGCAGAGTTGAGTGGAAAAATGACGGTAGAAGATTGGATTGGCATTTATGAGTCTCAGTATAAAAAGTAA
- a CDS encoding TolC family protein → MKIRVYFIIGVTLLLSMTNKVQAQEKEVLNFEEYLSLVGKKNLGYAAQKYNIGMAEASIQTASMFPDPQLDLETTNNGIKENMGYVYGASIGWTLELGGKRKARVNLAKDQSELSKIQLQDFFRNLRADATLGYLEALKSKAILEVQQDSYKNILQLAKSDSIRYRLGTISLVTSKQSKLEAASLLNEIYQAESAEQQAITGLAVFLSDGKITDRDVAGDFNAFNRDFNIDDLIIQALNTRADLLAAKQNTQVAKSQINLEKANRKIDLGINAGAERHTEATNEIAPSPTVNAVKLGLSIPLKFSNRRNAGVKIAEMAHSQAELEYHQIEQGIQAEVMQAYQQYIATQKQVKQFHNGMLTEAKSILDGITYSYKRGESSILEVLNAQRTYNGVRKDYYQALADNATALIELERRAGIWDINF, encoded by the coding sequence ATGAAAATTAGAGTATACTTTATCATAGGAGTGACCTTATTACTCAGTATGACGAATAAGGTACAGGCACAGGAAAAAGAAGTTCTGAATTTTGAAGAATATCTAAGCCTTGTCGGAAAGAAAAATCTGGGATATGCCGCTCAAAAGTACAATATAGGCATGGCAGAAGCTTCCATTCAGACAGCAAGTATGTTTCCGGATCCGCAATTGGATCTAGAAACAACCAATAATGGGATTAAAGAAAATATGGGATACGTATATGGAGCTTCCATTGGCTGGACCCTTGAACTGGGAGGCAAAAGAAAAGCAAGAGTAAACCTGGCTAAGGATCAGTCTGAATTAAGCAAAATTCAATTACAGGATTTTTTCAGAAATCTTCGTGCTGATGCTACTTTAGGTTATTTGGAAGCATTAAAATCTAAAGCAATCCTCGAAGTACAGCAGGATTCTTATAAAAATATTCTACAGCTTGCTAAATCTGACAGCATACGTTATCGCCTGGGAACAATATCTCTGGTCACTTCAAAACAGAGTAAATTGGAGGCTGCTTCCCTTCTCAATGAGATATATCAGGCAGAAAGCGCAGAGCAACAAGCAATCACAGGATTAGCTGTATTTCTCAGCGATGGCAAAATAACAGATAGAGATGTTGCCGGGGACTTTAATGCTTTCAATAGAGATTTTAATATTGATGATCTGATCATTCAGGCATTAAATACAAGAGCAGACCTACTGGCTGCCAAACAGAATACGCAAGTAGCCAAAAGCCAGATCAACCTTGAAAAAGCAAACCGAAAAATAGATCTTGGCATCAATGCCGGGGCAGAACGTCACACTGAAGCTACGAATGAAATAGCTCCCTCACCAACTGTAAATGCAGTAAAATTAGGGCTCAGTATTCCTTTGAAGTTTTCCAACAGAAGAAATGCAGGCGTGAAAATAGCAGAAATGGCTCACTCACAGGCAGAACTTGAATACCATCAGATAGAACAGGGAATACAGGCTGAAGTCATGCAGGCTTATCAACAATACATAGCCACCCAGAAACAGGTAAAACAATTTCATAACGGAATGCTTACTGAAGCGAAAAGTATATTGGATGGCATCACCTACAGTTACAAAAGAGGAGAAAGCTCTATTCTCGAAGTACTGAATGCTCAAAGAACCTATAATGGAGTAAGAAAAGATTATTATCAGGCCCTTGCAGATAATGCAACAGCTTTGATCGAGCTGGAACGCAGAGCTGGAATCTGGGATATTAATTTTTAA
- a CDS encoding efflux RND transporter periplasmic adaptor subunit, translated as MRKAVFKIVLLTFITSCKNPKSEDSQDQDLLVKGENVIVPENNPVFKKIKTEVVSEQEHSDGIVSAGTIQAIPNHYAEIASPFSGRITKSFIQLGQNVSANSPLFEILSSDYFSVQKDYTDALNDVQLAEKNYRRQQDLVKHGVGIQKELDEAETDFKNKKTSLSNASSALKVYNSKGGGIGSPLIVRAPINGEIISNKIVNGQFLKSDADPVIIIAELSKVWISGDVKEKDIRFVNIGDHVSVKVSAYPDRNITGKVYHINEVVDENTRSIKVLIECDNPDRKLKPGMYATVNFATTPQKTVMIPISALMQQDSSQYVWIKTGKNQFAKRSVTTGEADQKMIRITSGLKVGDTIMTEGGIYMLDAK; from the coding sequence ATGAGAAAAGCAGTATTCAAAATAGTACTTTTGACATTTATTACCTCTTGTAAAAATCCCAAAAGTGAAGATTCTCAGGATCAGGATCTTCTGGTAAAAGGAGAAAATGTAATCGTCCCTGAAAACAACCCAGTATTCAAAAAAATAAAAACAGAAGTCGTTTCTGAGCAGGAACATAGCGACGGAATCGTTTCAGCAGGAACCATTCAGGCTATTCCCAACCATTATGCTGAAATTGCCAGCCCCTTTTCCGGAAGAATTACAAAATCATTCATTCAGCTTGGACAAAATGTTTCAGCAAACAGCCCTCTCTTTGAAATCCTTTCCTCTGATTATTTTTCAGTTCAGAAAGATTATACAGATGCCTTGAATGATGTACAGCTCGCAGAGAAAAATTACAGACGTCAGCAGGATCTGGTAAAACATGGAGTCGGAATTCAGAAAGAACTTGACGAGGCAGAAACCGATTTCAAAAATAAAAAAACATCCCTTTCCAATGCTTCTTCTGCATTGAAAGTTTATAACAGCAAAGGCGGAGGTATCGGAAGTCCCCTTATTGTAAGAGCCCCAATTAACGGAGAAATTATTTCCAATAAAATTGTCAACGGCCAATTTCTAAAAAGCGATGCAGACCCTGTCATCATCATTGCAGAATTATCCAAAGTTTGGATTTCCGGAGATGTAAAGGAAAAAGATATCCGTTTTGTCAATATCGGAGATCATGTTTCGGTAAAAGTAAGTGCTTATCCGGACAGAAATATCACTGGAAAAGTGTATCACATCAATGAAGTCGTAGATGAAAATACCCGAAGTATAAAAGTCCTTATCGAATGTGATAATCCGGACAGAAAACTCAAACCCGGTATGTATGCGACTGTCAATTTTGCTACGACTCCTCAAAAAACAGTTATGATTCCGATCAGTGCACTCATGCAGCAGGACAGTTCTCAATATGTGTGGATCAAAACAGGCAAGAATCAATTTGCCAAACGTTCAGTAACCACCGGAGAAGCGGATCAGAAAATGATCAGAATCACTTCCGGATTAAAAGTGGGAGACACCATCATGACCGAGGGTGGAATTTATATGCTGGATGCGAAATAA
- a CDS encoding T9SS type A sorting domain-containing protein produces MTINLFFRAFPAIALFSATAMMAQNFQTMPIASGFTADVIANGIGSASVSTTSDVDGVSFAFVAKDFKLTSTSTPLTYGLPVDGIINSVVASTPGLSYQLGDLSANNSLKLTSSGQNGTLVLTTPKAAVKLYMLATSGSGTSVVSATVTFTDNTTQTFSNISLSDWYNGSNFAIQGIGRINRDNDNLDPSSNNPRLYQSVLNIDAANQAKPIQSITVTKSSGTGIPNIFAFSADAFSDCMAPVTDAATGITSNTAQISWIVPASNQTTSYDIYYSTSSTAPASNANPNHSNVTGTSYTLNNLSPSSTYYYWVRANCSTATSKSVWSLAKSFTTQCGALVPFYTNNFSSFPGLCWANNLVGGDPATGPSGTGSSYWGSRSFLNTSANGPSASMNLYSSDRTGWLKTGAFNLSAGGYKVKFNYGVTTYSGTASSSMDSDDVVHFLVSNDGGTTWMILQTWDASNSPSNTSNEYTFDLANFTNANTIFAFYGSTGSQDEDLDYNFYVKNFTIENAQLSTSEVSRQEKKVSVHPNPFKDILYISDTRDIKSVTVTDTTGRTVKTMEGSAKELDLSRLNSGLYFVTIYFKDGSHSTVKAIKK; encoded by the coding sequence ATGACAATAAATTTATTTTTTAGAGCTTTTCCTGCTATAGCTCTTTTTTCAGCAACGGCCATGATGGCTCAAAATTTTCAAACGATGCCCATTGCATCCGGATTTACAGCTGATGTAATTGCTAATGGAATAGGATCGGCATCGGTTTCTACAACGTCTGATGTAGACGGGGTGTCTTTTGCTTTTGTGGCGAAAGATTTTAAACTGACTTCTACCAGTACTCCTCTCACGTATGGTCTTCCTGTAGACGGAATCATCAATTCAGTTGTAGCTTCTACTCCCGGACTTTCCTATCAATTGGGAGATTTAAGTGCTAATAACTCTTTAAAGCTAACTTCAAGCGGGCAGAACGGAACTTTGGTGCTGACTACTCCAAAAGCTGCTGTTAAACTGTATATGCTTGCCACGAGTGGTAGTGGAACATCAGTTGTAAGTGCTACAGTGACTTTCACAGATAATACAACTCAAACATTTTCCAATATCAGTCTTTCAGATTGGTACAACGGTTCTAATTTTGCCATTCAGGGAATTGGAAGGATTAATAGGGATAACGATAATCTGGACCCTAGCAGTAATAATCCAAGACTGTATCAGTCTGTTTTGAATATTGATGCCGCCAATCAGGCTAAGCCAATACAAAGTATTACAGTGACTAAAAGTTCAGGAACCGGTATTCCTAATATATTTGCTTTCTCAGCAGATGCTTTTTCAGATTGTATGGCACCTGTTACAGATGCTGCAACAGGAATAACTTCAAATACTGCACAAATCTCATGGATAGTTCCGGCAAGCAATCAAACCACAAGTTATGATATTTATTATAGCACAAGTTCAACTGCACCTGCGAGTAATGCCAATCCTAATCATTCCAATGTTACAGGAACTTCTTATACCCTGAATAACTTATCTCCAAGTTCAACTTATTATTATTGGGTAAGAGCCAATTGCAGTACAGCAACAAGTAAAAGTGTATGGTCTCTTGCTAAATCATTCACAACACAATGTGGTGCACTAGTGCCTTTCTATACTAATAACTTTAGTAGTTTTCCTGGATTATGCTGGGCTAATAATTTAGTAGGAGGAGATCCGGCTACTGGGCCATCAGGTACAGGTAGTTCTTATTGGGGATCACGTAGCTTTTTAAATACTTCAGCTAATGGACCTTCAGCATCTATGAATTTATATTCTTCTGATAGAACAGGGTGGCTGAAAACGGGAGCTTTTAACCTCTCAGCAGGAGGATATAAAGTGAAATTTAATTACGGAGTCACTACCTATTCAGGGACGGCTTCTTCTTCAATGGATAGTGATGATGTTGTTCATTTCCTGGTTTCCAATGATGGTGGAACTACATGGATGATTCTGCAAACCTGGGATGCAAGTAATTCTCCATCTAACACATCAAATGAATATACCTTCGATCTGGCTAACTTTACTAATGCAAATACTATATTTGCTTTTTATGGAAGTACAGGATCACAAGATGAAGACTTAGATTATAATTTCTATGTGAAGAATTTCACCATTGAAAATGCTCAACTAAGTACCTCGGAAGTAAGCCGTCAGGAGAAAAAAGTATCCGTTCATCCGAACCCGTTTAAGGATATCCTGTATATATCAGACACAAGAGATATTAAGTCTGTAACCGTAACAGATACTACAGGAAGAACAGTAAAAACGATGGAAGGTTCTGCGAAAGAACTTGATCTAAGCAGATTAAATTCGGGACTGTATTTTGTAACGATTTACTTTAAAGACGGATCTCATTCTACTGTAAAAGCAATCAAGAAATAA